One part of the Humulus lupulus chromosome 9, drHumLupu1.1, whole genome shotgun sequence genome encodes these proteins:
- the LOC133799702 gene encoding uncharacterized protein LOC133799702, whose translation MTTYLNKTKELQSGLEEFTISQVPRGKNSHANALANLGSSIQTTRPKAIPVVYVKWPVVWKNKEEKVSNITTDRTWMTPILEYLEQDILPEDKNEARRVKAQSARFTIIQGKLYK comes from the coding sequence ATGACAACttaccttaacaaaacaaaggAGTTACAATCAGGCTTGGAAGAGTTCACAATCAGCCAAGTCCCAAGAGGGAAAAACAGTCATGCAAACGCGCTAGCCAACTTGGGGTCCTCCATCCAAACAACCAGACCCAAAGCAATACCAGTAGTCTATGTCAAGTGGCCTGTTGTCTGGAAGAACAAAGAAGAGAAAGTCAGCAACATCACCACTGATCGGACATGGATGACTCCTATATTGGAGTACCTGGAGCAAGACATACTGCCTGAAGACAAGAATGAGGCGCGTCGAGTTAAGGCTCAGTCAGCGCGTTTCACTATCATACAAGGTAAGCTTTATAAATGA